A portion of the Meriones unguiculatus strain TT.TT164.6M chromosome 14, Bangor_MerUng_6.1, whole genome shotgun sequence genome contains these proteins:
- the Pycard gene encoding apoptosis-associated speck-like protein containing a CARD isoform X1 yields the protein MGRARDAILDALENLTADELKKFKMKLLSVPLREGYGRIPRGALLPMDAIDLTDKLVSFYVEAYATELTVTVLTDMGMQELATELQKVAIEESGAVAAATRAPAQRADRTAHFVDQHRQALIARVTCIDGVLDALYGRVLTEDQYQAVRAEATNQNKMRKLFSFAPAWDLTCKNLLLSALKETQPYLVADLERS from the exons ATGGGGCGGGCGCGGGATGCCATCCTGGACGCTCTTGAAAACCTGACAGCGGATGAGCTCAAAAAGTTCAAGATGAAGCTGCTGTCAGTACCACTGCGCGAGGGCTACGGCAGAATCCCACGGGGGGCCCTGCTGCCAATGGACGCCATAGACCTCACGGACAAGCTCGTCAGCTTCTATGTGGAGGCTTATGCCACAGAGCTCACAGTGACCGTGCTTACAGACATGGGCATGCAGGAGCTGGCCACGGAGCTGCAAAAGGTCGCCATAGAAG AGTCTGGTGCTGTGGCAGCTGCAACCAGGGCCCCTGCTCAGAGGGCTGACAGGACAG CACATTTTGTGGACCAACACAGGCAAGCACTCATTGCCAGGGTCACATGCATTGACGGGGTGTTGGATGCTCTGTACGGCAGAGTGCTGACTGAAGATCAGTACCAGGCTGTTCGTGCAGAGGCCACCAATCAAAACAAGATGAGGAAGCTCTTCAGCTTTGCTCCAGCCTGGGACCTGACGTGCAAGAACTTGCTCCTCAGTGCCCTGAAGGAAACACAGCCCTACTTGGTGGCCGACCTGGAGAGAAGCTGA
- the Pycard gene encoding apoptosis-associated speck-like protein containing a CARD isoform X2, which translates to MGRARDAILDALENLTADELKKFKMKLLSVPLREGYGRIPRGALLPMDAIDLTDKLVSFYVEAYATELTVTVLTDMGMQELATELQKVAIEAHFVDQHRQALIARVTCIDGVLDALYGRVLTEDQYQAVRAEATNQNKMRKLFSFAPAWDLTCKNLLLSALKETQPYLVADLERS; encoded by the exons ATGGGGCGGGCGCGGGATGCCATCCTGGACGCTCTTGAAAACCTGACAGCGGATGAGCTCAAAAAGTTCAAGATGAAGCTGCTGTCAGTACCACTGCGCGAGGGCTACGGCAGAATCCCACGGGGGGCCCTGCTGCCAATGGACGCCATAGACCTCACGGACAAGCTCGTCAGCTTCTATGTGGAGGCTTATGCCACAGAGCTCACAGTGACCGTGCTTACAGACATGGGCATGCAGGAGCTGGCCACGGAGCTGCAAAAGGTCGCCATAGAAG CACATTTTGTGGACCAACACAGGCAAGCACTCATTGCCAGGGTCACATGCATTGACGGGGTGTTGGATGCTCTGTACGGCAGAGTGCTGACTGAAGATCAGTACCAGGCTGTTCGTGCAGAGGCCACCAATCAAAACAAGATGAGGAAGCTCTTCAGCTTTGCTCCAGCCTGGGACCTGACGTGCAAGAACTTGCTCCTCAGTGCCCTGAAGGAAACACAGCCCTACTTGGTGGCCGACCTGGAGAGAAGCTGA